In the Gossypium arboreum isolate Shixiya-1 chromosome 10, ASM2569848v2, whole genome shotgun sequence genome, one interval contains:
- the LOC108487624 gene encoding uncharacterized protein LOC108487624 encodes MDTRKMEMLTPFAPSPHHSYSFSKSLIFPPRFHPLSPSLPVSLRSFSPTRPPRCLSAGSPPPSPPDSDPPGLEGKLSRFQDRARIFFAVLFWMSLFFWSSSWDGRNTGKPNKGSRFRR; translated from the exons ATGGATACCAGAAAAATGGAAATGCTTACCCCTTTCGCACCTTCACCCCACCACTCTTATTCCTTTTCCAAATCTTTGATCTTTCCCCCCAGGTTTCATCCCCTCTCTCCCTCCCTTCCCGTCAGCCTCCGTTCCTTTTCCCCTACCCGCCCTCCACGTTGTCTCTCTGCCGGCTCCCCTCCACCTTCTCCGCCTGACTCTGACCCCCCGG GGTTAGAGGGAAAGTTGTCTAGATTTCAGGATCGTGCACGGATCTTCTTTGCTGTTCTTTTCTGGATGTCTCTGTTTTTCTGGTCTTCTTCATGGGATGGGAGGAATACTGGTAAACCTAACAAAGGATCTCGATTTAGAAGATAA
- the LOC108489633 gene encoding G-type lectin S-receptor-like serine/threonine-protein kinase SD2-5: MGLFKVRTLCFGLLLAFKICIAADQLVGRLYPGFQASQMQWVEHDGRFLLSKNKIFGFGFYTALDAQSFVLVVIHVQASQVVWTANRGGLLVEKSDKFVFDSNGNVYLERGDRFAWATNTTGERATSLELLDSGNLVLLGDNGRTLWQSFSHPTDTLLSGQDFVEGMRLKSFPRRKKSDYLEFESGDLVLYTGFQIPQTYWSLLHEIKTTGKNFTGTVYSAVLVFNSWNFYDHNKVLIWQFNFSQNSDMNVTWAAKLGSDGAIVFYNLHQGRRVIAEAKKIPQNPCNIPETCPPFMVCYFDTVCQCPKQLLAQSDCSPPITSTCNSADLLYVGEMLDYSVLEFVKPYMNADINACKKACMGTCSCSALFFENSTGNCFLFDQIGGLKRAEVGSSGFVSFLKVSRNESGWQNHAKGSTNEAKHIIFLVIIVTATILVIAGLLYVGFYYYRRQKRLLEYPTENSEDDTFLDSFSGMPVRYTYRELCKATKNFSIKVGQGGFGSVYQGEMPDGTQLAVKKLESIGQGKKEFRAEVRIIGSIHHVHLVKLKGFCSEGVHRLLVYEFMGKRSLDKWIFKNKEESSILNWNTRFNIAMGTAKGLAYLHEECEFKIVHCDIKPENVLLDDNFNAKVSDFGLAKLMSREESLVYTTLRGTRGYLAPEWITNNPISEKSDVYSYGMVLLEIIGGRKSYDPGEIPEKAHLPSFAFKMLEEGNLKEILDPKLVINENDESIVSAIKVALWCIQEEMRLRPPMTKVVQMLEGLCDVPQPPMSLGPGARAYSGFLRWSSNEGTSSGLTEYNSDALLSDIRLSGPR, from the coding sequence ATGGGTTTGTTCAAAGTTAGAACCTTGTGTTTCGGTCTACTTTTGGCCTTCAAAATCTGTATTGCTGCAGATCAACTTGTTGGCCGGTTATATCCAGGATTCCAAGCATCTCAGATGCAATGGGTGGAACATGATGGCAGGTTCCTCTtatccaaaaataaaatatttggttTTGGCTTCTATACTGCCTTGGATGCTCAAAGTTTTGTCTTGGTGGTCATTCATGTTCAAGCTTCCCAAGTTGTTTGGACTGCTAATAGAGGAGGCTTGTTGGTAGAAAAATCTGATAAGTTTGTATTTGATAGCAATGGAAATGTATACTTGGAAAGAGGAGATAGGTTTGCTTGGGCCACAAACACTACCGGAGAAAGGGCGACATCTCTGGAATTGCTGGATTCAGGTAACTTGGTACTTCTTGGGGACAATGGAAGAACTCTTTGGCAGAGTTTTAGCCATCCCACTGATACCCTTTTATCTGGCCAGGATTTTGTGGAAGGAATGAGACTCAAAAGTTTTCCCCGAAGGAAAAAGAGTGATTATCTTGAATTTGAGTCTGGGGATTTGGTCTTATACACAGGGTTTCAGATTCCGCAAACTTATTGGTCTTTGTTACACGAAATCAAGACAACCGGTAAGAATTTTACTGGCACAGTTTATTCTGCAGTTTTAGTATTCAACTCATGGAACTTTTATGATCACAATAAAGTGTTGATATGGCAGTTCAACTTCTCTCAGAATTCTGATATGAATGTCACATGGGCTGCCAAATTAGGATCAGATGGAGCAATTGTGTTCTATAATCTTCATCAGGGAAGAAGAGTAATTGCTGAGGCAAAAAAGATACCCCAAAACCCCTGCAACATTCCCGAGACTTGTCCCCCATTTATGGTGTGCTATTTTGACACTGTGTGTCAATGTCCTAAACAACTTCTTGCGCAAAGCGATTGCAGTCCACCAATAACCTCCACCTGTAATTCAGCAGATCTACTCTATGTTGGTGAGATGCTTGATTATTCTGTGCTTGAGTTTGTCAAACCCTATATGAACGCCGACATAAATGCTTGCAAGAAAGCTTGCATGGGAACGTGCTCTTGTTCTGCATTATTCTTTGAAAACAGCACAGGGAATTGCTTTTTGTTTGATCAAATTGGAGGTCTGAAGCGTGCTGAGGTGGGTTCTAGTGGTTTTGTTTCATTTTTGAAGGTCTCAAGGAATGAAAGTGGCTGGCAAAATCATGCTAAAGGAAGCACAAATGAAGCTAAGCATATTATATTTCTTGTGATAATAGTAACAGCAACGATTCTGGTTATTGCTGGTCTACTTTATGTAGGATTCTATTATTACCGGAGACAGAAGAGATTGCTTGAATATCCTACAGAAAACTCGGAGGACGATACTTTCCTGGACAGTTTTTCAGGGATGCCTGTTCGTTACACTTATCGTGAACTTTGTAAGGCAACTAAAAACTTCTCTATAAAGGTTGGCCAAGGAGGATTTGGCTCAGTCTACCAAGGTGAGATGCCAGATGGCACCCAATTGGCTGTTAAAAAATTGGAGAGCATAGGACAAGGAAAGAAGGAGTTCAGAGCTGAAGTTAGAATCATTGGAAGTATCCATCATGTGCACCTGGTCAAGCTCAAAGGTTTCTGCTCTGAGGGTGTTCATCGGCTTCTTGTCTACGAGTTCATGGGCAAAAGATCTCTAGATAAATGGATATTCAAGAACAAAGAAGAAAGTAGCATTTTGAATTGGAATACAAGATTCAATATTGCAATGGGTACAGCAAAGGGATTGGCTTATCTGCACGAGGAATGTGAATTCAAGATTGTGCACTGTGACATAAAACCTGAAAATGTTCTTCTTGATGATAATTTCAATGCCAAAGTTTCAGATTTTGGCTTGGCTAAGCTTATGAGCCGTGAAGAAAGCCTGGTATACACAACCCTGAGAGGTACAAGGGGATACCTTGCACCAGAATGGATTACCAACAACCCTATATCAGAGAAAAGTGATGTATACAGCTATGGTATGGTCTTGCTTGAGATAATTGGGGGTAGGAAGAGTTATGATCCGGGAGAAATTCCCGAGAAAGCTCATTTACCTTCTTTTGCCTTCAAGATGTTGGAAGAAGGAAATCTGAAAGAAATCCTTGACCCTAAGCTAGTCattaatgaaaatgatgaaagCATTGTTTCTGCTATAAAAGTAGCGCTTTGGTGCATACAAGAAGAAATGCGTTTAAGACCACCAATGACTAAAGTGGTTCAGATGCTTGAAGGTCTGTGTGATGTACCTCAGCCCCCAATGTCTTTGGGCCCAGGTGCTAGGGCTTACTCAGGCTTCCTTAGATGGAGCAGTAACGAGGGTACATCGTCAGGACTAACAGAGTACAATAGTGATGCACTGTTGTCTGACATTAGACTATCAGGTCCAAGGTGA